The following are from one region of the Tachysurus fulvidraco isolate hzauxx_2018 chromosome 15, HZAU_PFXX_2.0, whole genome shotgun sequence genome:
- the pold1 gene encoding DNA polymerase delta catalytic subunit, translating into MEFKRRNGGPSMGSASQAKRGKTGSEWEDSPSHFEEELALFDEMDMEVESGEGQAGHDVIPVGDLFSADLNPRWRRPSAAPLQPDKDTLIFQQIDLDYYLGSAVPGMPGQVQGKVPVVRMFGVTDNGNSVCCHIHGFAPYFYVPAPAGFTTSHLAEFQKELNSAVLKDMRSNKDNISVTVLAVDITRKESMYGYHGKRPLDFLRITMAMPRLIAPAKRILEQGFKFAHFSIQSYSAYEANIDFEIRFMVDSDVVGCCWIELPTGKYKLREEKSEGERDSQAPGKVSLCQYEVDVGWTDLISHPAEGDWQRIAPLRVLSFDIECAGRKGVFPEAEVDPVIQIASMVQRQGEKEPFIRTVFTLQNCASIVGSQILCFTQEKRLLQSWAEFVRTVDPDIITGYNIQNFDLPYLLNRAAALKVNYFPYLGRMKGIRSVLKDSSFQSKQMGRRENKTVNMEGRVQFDLLQVLLRDYKLRSYTLNAVSFHFLQEQKEDVQHSIITDLQNGNEQTRRRLAVYCLKDAYLPLRLLQKLMCVINYMEMARVTGVPLTYLLSRGQQIKVVSQLLRHAMKQHLVMPVVKTEGGEDYTGATVIEPEKGYYSVPIATLDFSSLYPSIMMAHNLCYTSLLQKGQAERLGLSSDDFIKTPTGDLFVKSSVRKGLLPEILENLLSARKRAKSDLKKETDPFRKQVLDGRQLALKISANSVYGFTGAQVGKLPCLEISQSVTGFGRQMIEQTKQLVESKYTINNGFPADAKVIYGDTDSVMVKLGVNTVQEAMNIGTEAAAWVSSHFVPPIKLEFEKVYYPYLLINKKRYAGLYFSSSSTQHEKMDCKGIETVRRDNCPLVANLINTCLQKILIERDPDGAVAHAKEVISDLLCNRIDISQLVITKELTRTAQEYAGKQAHVELAERMRKRDAGSAPNLGDRVPYVIIKAAKGVAAYMKSEDPIYVLENNIPIDTEYYLEQQLSKPLLRIFEPILGETKAESVLLKGDHTRCKTVLTSRVGGLMAFAQKRSTCIGCKAVLKNDTAVCDFCKKKESELYQKEIAHLSALEEKFSRLWTQCQRCQGSLHEDVLCTSRDCPIFYMRKKVQKDLGDQEKLVTRFGW; encoded by the exons ATGGAGTTCAAGCGGCGGAATGGAGGACCATCGATGGGAAGCGCCTCTCAAGCCAAAAGGGGCAAAACGGGCTCTGAGTGGGAGGACAGCCCGTCGCATTTTGAGGAAGAGCTTGCCCTGTTTGACGAAATGGACATGGAGGTGGAATCGGGAGAAGGGCAGGCGGGTCATGATGTCATCCCAGTGG GTGATTTGTTTTCAGCGGATCTGAACCCACGCTGGCGCCGTCCATCTGCAGCACCTCTTCAGCCTGATAAAGACACTCTCATCTTTCAGCAGATTGACCTGGACTATTATTTGG gCTCTGCAGTACCCGGGATGCCAGGACAGGTCCAGGGAAAGGTTCCGGTGGTCCGTATGTTCGGAGTGACAGACAATGGGAACAGCGTGTGCTGTCACATCCATGGTTTCGCTCCCTACTTCTATGTTCCTGCACCAGCAG GCTTCACTACCTCTCACCTGGCGGAGTTTCAGAAGGAGCTGAACTCTGCAGTGTTAAAGGACATGCGCTCCAACAAAGACAACATCTCTGTGACCGTGCTAGCGGTGGACATCACACGCAAAGAGA GTATGTACGGTTACCACGGCAAGCGACCACTGGACTTCCTGCGCATAACTATGGCGATGCCTCGGCTGATTGCCCCGGCCAAACGGATCCTGGAGCAGGGATTTAAGTTTGCTCACTTCTCCATTCAGAGCTATTCTGCATACGAGGCCAACATAGACTTTGAGATCAG GTTCATGGTGGACAGTGATGTGGTTGGCTGCTGCTGGATTGAGTTGCCTACAGGGAAGTACAAgctgagagaggagaagagtgaaggagagagagactcccAGGCTCCAGGCAAG GTGTCTTTGTGTCAGTATGAGGTGGATGTCGGATGGACAGATCTGATCAGTCACCCAGCAGAAGGGGACTGGCAAAGAATCGCTCCTCTCAGGGTCCTCAGCTTTGACATTGAGTGTGCAGGCAGAAAAG gtgtgttcCCAGAGGCAGAGGTGGACCCGGTGATTCAGATCGCCTCCATGGTGCAGCGTCAGGGAGAGAAAGAGCCGTTTATCCGCACTGTTTTTACCTTACAGAACTGTGCTAGTATAGTGGGCTCTCAGATCCTCTGCTTCACCCAAGAGAAACGGCTATTGCag AGTTGGGCAGAGTTTGTGAGGACGGTGGATCCTGACATCATTACTGGCTACAACATACAAAACTTTGACCTGCCGTACCTGCTCAACCGTGCTGCTGCTTTAAAG GTGAATTATTTCCCCTATCTGGGTCGTATGAAAGGCATCAGGTCGGTCCTTAAGGATTCCAGCTTCCAGAGCAAACAGATGGGAcgcagagaaaacaaaaccgTCAACATGGAGGGCAGAGTGCAGTTTGACCTCCTTCAG GTCTTGCTGAGGGACTATAAGCTGCGTTCCTACACACTCAACGCCGTCAGTTTCCACTTCCTGCAGGAGCAGAAGGAGGATGTCCAGCACTCCATCATCACAGATCTGCAG AATGGGAATGAGCAGACGAGGCGCCGTCTAGCTGTCTACTGTCTGAAAGATGCCTACTTGCCCCTGCGCTTGCTGCAGAAGTTGATGTGTGTGATTAACTACATGGAGATGGCCAGAGTGACTGGTGTGCCTCTGACCTACCTGTTGTCTCGAGGCCAGCAGATTAAAGTCGTGTCTCAGTTACTACGACAT GCCATGAAGCAGCACTTGGTGATGCCGGTGGTAAAGACCGAAGGTGGGGAGGATTATACAGGAGCTACAGTCATTGAACCAGAGAAGGG ATACTACAGCGTACCAATTGCCACTCTGGATTTTTCTTCACTGTACCCGTCCATTATGATGGCTCATAATCTGTGTTACACTTCACTGCTGCAGAAAGGCCAAGCAGAGAGACTGGG TCTCTCTTCAGATGACTTCATTAAGACTCCTACAGGCGATCTGTTTGTCAAAAGCTCGGTGAGGAAGGGGCTCCTGCCCGAGATCCTGGAGAACCTGCTGAGTGCCCGTAAGAG GGCAAAGTCCGATCTGAAGAAGGAGACCGACCCGTTCAGGAAGCAGGTTCTGGATGGCAGGCAACTGGCTTTAAAGATCAGCGCCAACTCTGTGTATGGTTTCACTGGTGCACAGGTGGGCAAACTGCCCTGTTTGGAGATCTCACAG agtgttACAGGCTTCGGCAGACAGATGATTGAGCAGACAAAGCAGCTTGTGGAATCCAAATACACCATCAATAATGGATTTCCAGCTGATGCCAAG GTCATCTACGGAGACACAGACTCTGTGATGGTGAAACTGGGAGTGAACACAGTGCAGGAGGCGATGAACATAGGGACGGAGGCGGCTGCGTGGGTGTCCTCACATTTTGTCCCTCCAATCAAACTGGAGTTTGAGAAG gtgtaCTATCCATATTTACTGATCAATAAGAAGAGGTATGCAGGCCTGTATTTTTCCTCCAGTTCCACGCAGCATGAGAAGATGGACTGTAAAGGAATAGAGACAGTGAGACGAGACAACTGCCCCCTAGTGGCCAACCTCATCAACACATGCCTTCAAAAAATCCTCATCGAGAG AGATCCTGATGGAGCTGTAGCCCACGCTAAAGAGGTGATCTCAGACCTTCTGTGTAACCGCATTGACATCAGCCAGCTGGTGATCACAAAGGAGTTGACGCGCACTGCGCAGGAGTACGCAGGCAAACAGGCCCACGTGGAACTGGCAgaaag gATGCGAAAGCGAGATGCAGGCAGCGCTCCTAATCTGGGTGATCGAGTTCCATATGTTATCATCAAGGCTGCTAAAGGAGTAGCAGCATACATGAAGTCagag GATCCTATTTATGTGCTGGAGAACAACATCCCTATTGACACAGAATATTACCTCGAGCAGCAGCTGTCTAAACCTTTGCTGCGCATCTTTGAGCCTATACTTGGTGAAACCAAGGCTGAAAGTGTATTACTCA aggGAGATCACACGCGCTGTAAGACCGTTTTGACATCCAGAGTTGGTGGCCTCATGGCTTTTGCACAGAAACGTAGCACATGCATTGGCTGCAAAGCAGTTCTCAAAAATgaca CTGctgtgtgtgatttctgtaAGAAGAAGGAATCTGAGCTCTATCAGAAAGAG ATTGCTCACCTGTCTGCACTGGAGGAGAAATTCTCTCGTCTGTGGACTCAGTGTCAGCGCTGCCAAGGGTCCCTACATGAGGATGTGCTGTgtaccag tcgAGACTGTCCAATCTTCTACATGAGGAAAAAGGTTCAGAAAGACCTCGGCGATCAGGAGAAGCTCGTCACACGTTTCGGCTGGTGA
- the zgc:55558 gene encoding GTPase KRas isoform X3 encodes MEKAVQDEMEKAVQDEMEKAGQDETRKAVQDETGKAVQDETGKAVQDETGKAVQDETGKAVQDETGKAVQDETGKAVQDETGKAVHGKALQDKADSYRKQVVIDGETCLLDILDTAGQEEYSAMRDQYMRTGEGFLCVFAINNIKSFADVHLYREQINRVKDSDNVPMVLVGNKCDLGSRSVETRQAQELARGYGIPFVETSAKTRQGVEEAFYSLVREIRRYKETNRSNKKSKKHPQRRCTLL; translated from the exons ATGGAAAAGGCGGTGCAGGACGAGATGGAAAAGGCGGTGCAGGATGAGATGGAAAAGGCGGGGCAGGACGAGACGAGAAAGGCGGTGCAGGACGAGACAGGAAAGGCGGTGCAGGACGAGACAGGAAAGGCGGTGCAGGACGAGACAGGAAAGGCGGTGCAGGACGAGACAGGAAAGGCGGTGCAGGACGAGACAGGAAAGGCGGTGCAGGACGAGACAGGAAAGGCGGTGCAGGACGAGACAGGAAAGGCGGTGCATGGAAAG GCGTTGCAGGACAAGGCG GACTCGTACAGGAAGCAGGTGGTGATCGATGGCGAGACGTGTCTCCTGGACATCCTCGATACCGCAGGTCAGGAGGAGTACAGCGCCATGAGGGATCAGTACATGAGGACCGGCGAGGGCTTCCTCTGCGTGTTTGCCATCAATAATATAAAGTCTTTCGCGGATGTGCATCTCTACAG GGAGCAGATAAACCGGGTGAAGGACAGCGACAATGTTCCGATGGTGTTGGTTGGGAATAAATGTGATCTTGGCTCCCGCTCAGTGGAGACCCGTCAAGCGCAAGAGTTGGCTCGGGGCTACGGCATCCCGTTCGTCGAGACGTCTGCCAAAACACGACAG GGTGTGGAGGAGGCTTTCTACTCACTGGTCCGGGAGATCAGGAGATACAAGGAGACGAACCGCAGCAACAAGAAGAGCAAGAAACACCCACAGAGACGTTGCACACTTTTATAG
- the zgc:55558 gene encoding GTPase KRas isoform X6, giving the protein MTEYKLVVVGAGGVGKSALTIQLIQNHFVDEYDPTIEDSYRKQVVIDGETCLLDILDTAGQEEYSAMRDQYMRTGEGFLCVFAINNIKSFADVHLYREQINRVKDSDNVPMVLVGNKCDLGSRSVETRQAQELARGYGIPFVETSAKTRQGVEEAFYSLVREIRRYKETNRSNKKSKKHPQRRCTLL; this is encoded by the exons ATGACTGAGTACAAGTTGGTGGTGGTTGGCGCAGGAGGTGTTGGGAAAAGTGCACTTACTATCCAGCTCATTCAGAACCACTTTGTGGACGAATACGACCCGACCATCGAG GACTCGTACAGGAAGCAGGTGGTGATCGATGGCGAGACGTGTCTCCTGGACATCCTCGATACCGCAGGTCAGGAGGAGTACAGCGCCATGAGGGATCAGTACATGAGGACCGGCGAGGGCTTCCTCTGCGTGTTTGCCATCAATAATATAAAGTCTTTCGCGGATGTGCATCTCTACAG GGAGCAGATAAACCGGGTGAAGGACAGCGACAATGTTCCGATGGTGTTGGTTGGGAATAAATGTGATCTTGGCTCCCGCTCAGTGGAGACCCGTCAAGCGCAAGAGTTGGCTCGGGGCTACGGCATCCCGTTCGTCGAGACGTCTGCCAAAACACGACAG GGTGTGGAGGAGGCTTTCTACTCACTGGTCCGGGAGATCAGGAGATACAAGGAGACGAACCGCAGCAACAAGAAGAGCAAGAAACACCCACAGAGACGTTGCACACTTTTATAG
- the zgc:55558 gene encoding GTPase KRas isoform X4: MEKAVQDEMEKAVQDEMEKAGQDETRKAVQDETGKAVQDETGKAVQDETGKAVQDETGKAVQDETGKAVQDETGKAVHGKAVQDKALQDKADSYRKQVVIDGETCLLDILDTAGQEEYSAMRDQYMRTGEGFLCVFAINNIKSFADVHLYREQINRVKDSDNVPMVLVGNKCDLGSRSVETRQAQELARGYGIPFVETSAKTRQGVEEAFYSLVREIRRYKETNRSNKKSKKHPQRRCTLL; this comes from the exons ATGGAAAAGGCGGTGCAGGACGAGATGGAAAAGGCGGTGCAGGATGAGATGGAAAAGGCGGGGCAGGACGAGACGAGAAAGGCGGTGCAGGACGAGACAGGAAAGGCGGTGCAGGACGAGACAGGAAAGGCGGTGCAGGACGAGACAGGAAAGGCGGTGCAGGACGAGACAGGAAAGGCGGTGCAGGACGAGACAGGAAAGGCGGTGCAGGACGAGACAGGAAAG GCGGTGCATGGAAAGGCGGTGCAGGACAAGGCGTTGCAGGACAAGGCG GACTCGTACAGGAAGCAGGTGGTGATCGATGGCGAGACGTGTCTCCTGGACATCCTCGATACCGCAGGTCAGGAGGAGTACAGCGCCATGAGGGATCAGTACATGAGGACCGGCGAGGGCTTCCTCTGCGTGTTTGCCATCAATAATATAAAGTCTTTCGCGGATGTGCATCTCTACAG GGAGCAGATAAACCGGGTGAAGGACAGCGACAATGTTCCGATGGTGTTGGTTGGGAATAAATGTGATCTTGGCTCCCGCTCAGTGGAGACCCGTCAAGCGCAAGAGTTGGCTCGGGGCTACGGCATCCCGTTCGTCGAGACGTCTGCCAAAACACGACAG GGTGTGGAGGAGGCTTTCTACTCACTGGTCCGGGAGATCAGGAGATACAAGGAGACGAACCGCAGCAACAAGAAGAGCAAGAAACACCCACAGAGACGTTGCACACTTTTATAG
- the zgc:55558 gene encoding GTPase KRas isoform X1 — MEKAVQDEMEKAVQDEMEKAGQDETRKAVQDETGKAVQDETGKAVQDETGKAVQDETGKAVQDETGKAVQDETGKAVQDETGKAVHGKAVHGKAVQDKALQDKADSYRKQVVIDGETCLLDILDTAGQEEYSAMRDQYMRTGEGFLCVFAINNIKSFADVHLYREQINRVKDSDNVPMVLVGNKCDLGSRSVETRQAQELARGYGIPFVETSAKTRQGVEEAFYSLVREIRRYKETNRSNKKSKKHPQRRCTLL, encoded by the exons ATGGAAAAGGCGGTGCAGGACGAGATGGAAAAGGCGGTGCAGGATGAGATGGAAAAGGCGGGGCAGGACGAGACGAGAAAGGCGGTGCAGGACGAGACAGGAAAGGCGGTGCAGGACGAGACAGGAAAGGCGGTGCAGGACGAGACAGGAAAGGCGGTGCAGGACGAGACAGGAAAGGCGGTGCAGGACGAGACAGGAAAGGCGGTGCAGGACGAGACAGGAAAGGCGGTGCAGGACGAGACAGGAAAGGCGGTGCATGGAAAGGCGGTGCATGGAAAGGCGGTGCAGGACAAGGCGTTGCAGGACAAGGCG GACTCGTACAGGAAGCAGGTGGTGATCGATGGCGAGACGTGTCTCCTGGACATCCTCGATACCGCAGGTCAGGAGGAGTACAGCGCCATGAGGGATCAGTACATGAGGACCGGCGAGGGCTTCCTCTGCGTGTTTGCCATCAATAATATAAAGTCTTTCGCGGATGTGCATCTCTACAG GGAGCAGATAAACCGGGTGAAGGACAGCGACAATGTTCCGATGGTGTTGGTTGGGAATAAATGTGATCTTGGCTCCCGCTCAGTGGAGACCCGTCAAGCGCAAGAGTTGGCTCGGGGCTACGGCATCCCGTTCGTCGAGACGTCTGCCAAAACACGACAG GGTGTGGAGGAGGCTTTCTACTCACTGGTCCGGGAGATCAGGAGATACAAGGAGACGAACCGCAGCAACAAGAAGAGCAAGAAACACCCACAGAGACGTTGCACACTTTTATAG
- the zgc:55558 gene encoding GTPase KRas isoform X5, giving the protein MEKAVQDEMEKAVQDEMEKAGQDETRKAVQDETGKAVQDETGKAVQDETGKAVQDETGKAVQDETGKAVQDETGKAVHGKAVQDKADSYRKQVVIDGETCLLDILDTAGQEEYSAMRDQYMRTGEGFLCVFAINNIKSFADVHLYREQINRVKDSDNVPMVLVGNKCDLGSRSVETRQAQELARGYGIPFVETSAKTRQGVEEAFYSLVREIRRYKETNRSNKKSKKHPQRRCTLL; this is encoded by the exons ATGGAAAAGGCGGTGCAGGACGAGATGGAAAAGGCGGTGCAGGATGAGATGGAAAAGGCGGGGCAGGACGAGACGAGAAAGGCGGTGCAGGACGAGACAGGAAAGGCGGTGCAGGACGAGACAGGAAAGGCGGTGCAGGACGAGACAGGAAAGGCGGTGCAGGACGAGACAGGAAAGGCGGTGCAGGACGAGACAGGAAAGGCGGTGCAGGACGAGACAGGAAAG GCGGTGCATGGAAAGGCGGTGCAGGACAAGGCG GACTCGTACAGGAAGCAGGTGGTGATCGATGGCGAGACGTGTCTCCTGGACATCCTCGATACCGCAGGTCAGGAGGAGTACAGCGCCATGAGGGATCAGTACATGAGGACCGGCGAGGGCTTCCTCTGCGTGTTTGCCATCAATAATATAAAGTCTTTCGCGGATGTGCATCTCTACAG GGAGCAGATAAACCGGGTGAAGGACAGCGACAATGTTCCGATGGTGTTGGTTGGGAATAAATGTGATCTTGGCTCCCGCTCAGTGGAGACCCGTCAAGCGCAAGAGTTGGCTCGGGGCTACGGCATCCCGTTCGTCGAGACGTCTGCCAAAACACGACAG GGTGTGGAGGAGGCTTTCTACTCACTGGTCCGGGAGATCAGGAGATACAAGGAGACGAACCGCAGCAACAAGAAGAGCAAGAAACACCCACAGAGACGTTGCACACTTTTATAG
- the zgc:55558 gene encoding GTPase KRas isoform X7: MEKAVQDEMEKAVQDEMEKAGQDETRKAVQDETGKAVQDETGKAVQDETGKAVQDETGKAVQDETGKAVQDETGKAVQDETGKAVHGKAVHGKAVQDKALQDKADSYRKQVVIDGETCLLDILDTAGQEEYSAMRDQYMRTGEGFLCVFAINNIKSFADVHLYSPCFLCVGSR; the protein is encoded by the exons ATGGAAAAGGCGGTGCAGGACGAGATGGAAAAGGCGGTGCAGGATGAGATGGAAAAGGCGGGGCAGGACGAGACGAGAAAGGCGGTGCAGGACGAGACAGGAAAGGCGGTGCAGGACGAGACAGGAAAGGCGGTGCAGGACGAGACAGGAAAGGCGGTGCAGGACGAGACAGGAAAGGCGGTGCAGGACGAGACAGGAAAGGCGGTGCAGGACGAGACAGGAAAGGCGGTGCAGGACGAGACAGGAAAGGCGGTGCATGGAAAGGCGGTGCATGGAAAGGCGGTGCAGGACAAGGCGTTGCAGGACAAGGCG GACTCGTACAGGAAGCAGGTGGTGATCGATGGCGAGACGTGTCTCCTGGACATCCTCGATACCGCAGGTCAGGAGGAGTACAGCGCCATGAGGGATCAGTACATGAGGACCGGCGAGGGCTTCCTCTGCGTGTTTGCCATCAATAATATAAAGTCTTTCGCGGATGTGCATCTCTACAG CCCCTGTTTTCTGTGTGTAGGGAGCAGATAA
- the zgc:55558 gene encoding GTPase KRas isoform X2, which translates to MEKAVQDEMEKAVQDEMEKAGQDETRKAVQDETGKAVQDETGKAVQDETGKAVQDETGKAVQDETGKAVQDETGKAVQDETGKAVHGKAVHGKAVQDKADSYRKQVVIDGETCLLDILDTAGQEEYSAMRDQYMRTGEGFLCVFAINNIKSFADVHLYREQINRVKDSDNVPMVLVGNKCDLGSRSVETRQAQELARGYGIPFVETSAKTRQGVEEAFYSLVREIRRYKETNRSNKKSKKHPQRRCTLL; encoded by the exons ATGGAAAAGGCGGTGCAGGACGAGATGGAAAAGGCGGTGCAGGATGAGATGGAAAAGGCGGGGCAGGACGAGACGAGAAAGGCGGTGCAGGACGAGACAGGAAAGGCGGTGCAGGACGAGACAGGAAAGGCGGTGCAGGACGAGACAGGAAAGGCGGTGCAGGACGAGACAGGAAAGGCGGTGCAGGACGAGACAGGAAAGGCGGTGCAGGACGAGACAGGAAAGGCGGTGCAGGACGAGACAGGAAAGGCGGTGCATGGAAAGGCGGTGCATGGAAAGGCGGTGCAGGACAAGGCG GACTCGTACAGGAAGCAGGTGGTGATCGATGGCGAGACGTGTCTCCTGGACATCCTCGATACCGCAGGTCAGGAGGAGTACAGCGCCATGAGGGATCAGTACATGAGGACCGGCGAGGGCTTCCTCTGCGTGTTTGCCATCAATAATATAAAGTCTTTCGCGGATGTGCATCTCTACAG GGAGCAGATAAACCGGGTGAAGGACAGCGACAATGTTCCGATGGTGTTGGTTGGGAATAAATGTGATCTTGGCTCCCGCTCAGTGGAGACCCGTCAAGCGCAAGAGTTGGCTCGGGGCTACGGCATCCCGTTCGTCGAGACGTCTGCCAAAACACGACAG GGTGTGGAGGAGGCTTTCTACTCACTGGTCCGGGAGATCAGGAGATACAAGGAGACGAACCGCAGCAACAAGAAGAGCAAGAAACACCCACAGAGACGTTGCACACTTTTATAG